A region from the Arthrobacter roseus genome encodes:
- a CDS encoding type II toxin-antitoxin system PemK/MazF family toxin, translating to MSDLDLAPGVVAWATLEPVRGREQGGHRPVLVVASTGYLDAVTTLVIVLPISTVDRGWPNHIAIDGQSGLDRPSWIMSEQPRTLSRDRITGIAGQVSQQCLNTAQVWLRDFLDL from the coding sequence GTGAGCGATTTGGACCTTGCTCCGGGCGTTGTTGCCTGGGCAACGCTTGAGCCTGTGCGTGGCCGCGAGCAGGGAGGCCATCGGCCCGTCCTCGTGGTCGCCTCGACCGGCTACCTCGATGCTGTCACAACACTCGTGATCGTTCTTCCAATCTCGACAGTAGACAGGGGGTGGCCGAACCACATTGCGATTGATGGGCAGAGCGGCCTCGATCGGCCGTCGTGGATCATGAGCGAACAGCCACGCACCCTCTCACGCGATCGGATCACCGGGATTGCCGGACAGGTCTCCCAGCAATGCCTCAACACGGCGCAGGTATGGCTGAGGGACTTTCTCGACCTCTAG
- a CDS encoding AzlC family ABC transporter permease produces MTFLQSPAVRVGLSISVATGLYAISFGALAVASGLTFWQTMVLSLLLFSGGSQFAFVGVIAGGGTGFAAMSAATLLGIRNGVYGIQLNALLEPRRWRKLVMAHLTIDESTATATGQTDAGEQRRGFWTAGVGVFLLWNIFTALGAVIGDAVGDPKQWGLDGAAVAAFLGLLWPRLKAFQPAAIAVVSALVTVLTIPVLPPGLPILAAGLVAGVIGWFQRERIPEGMAPDIEPYPEPYSEHDGEHFKAATPDGGSTHKGRGTQ; encoded by the coding sequence ATGACCTTCCTGCAGTCTCCAGCCGTCCGGGTGGGGCTGTCCATCAGTGTCGCGACGGGGCTCTATGCCATTTCGTTCGGCGCGTTGGCTGTTGCGTCCGGACTGACCTTTTGGCAGACCATGGTGCTGAGCCTGCTGTTGTTCAGCGGTGGGTCGCAATTTGCCTTTGTGGGCGTGATCGCCGGAGGTGGGACCGGGTTCGCCGCCATGAGCGCAGCCACACTGCTGGGGATTCGCAACGGGGTTTATGGAATCCAGCTCAACGCGCTGTTGGAACCGCGCCGCTGGCGGAAGCTGGTCATGGCACATCTGACCATCGACGAATCCACGGCCACGGCGACCGGCCAAACTGATGCGGGTGAGCAGCGGCGAGGGTTCTGGACCGCGGGTGTTGGTGTATTCCTGCTCTGGAATATCTTTACGGCGCTCGGTGCAGTCATCGGCGACGCCGTCGGCGATCCAAAACAGTGGGGGTTGGACGGCGCGGCAGTGGCTGCGTTTCTGGGTCTGCTGTGGCCGCGGCTTAAGGCGTTTCAGCCGGCGGCCATTGCAGTGGTCAGCGCGCTCGTCACTGTTCTGACGATTCCAGTCCTGCCCCCTGGCTTGCCCATTCTTGCGGCCGGACTGGTTGCGGGGGTCATCGGCTGGTTCCAGCGCGAACGCATTCCAGAGGGCATGGCCCCGGACATCGAGCCGTACCCCGAACCGTACAGCGAGCATGACGGGGAGCATTTCAAAGCTGCAACGCCCGACGGCGGCTCCACGCACAAGGGGAGGGGTACGCAGTGA